A part of Saimiri boliviensis isolate mSaiBol1 chromosome 13, mSaiBol1.pri, whole genome shotgun sequence genomic DNA contains:
- the LOC141580899 gene encoding uncharacterized protein LOC141580899, with product MGLGAVGPRRGAEGLGVETRGPTPTPARLRRRKLSGLQPDRDSRGVRCPRGFRFRHLQLPRYEAESLLPWETGGPAAPSGPRRTPCQASWGWHLGCAGEGVAGAEPGAGSEQPGVWGRILVVNLARVAYFHVNDVYLHAVLSHVRFFQGSLFASEAWQIKITRPLPRGLRDWELGQRGGAAGLSPAGPRLLSGFRVSLFLPSDYITLLEDMFAILIKEMRPQLSENPGQTHFGTSTIRSSPAPKEARRPEVRSPRPQSAQNASL from the exons ATGGGGCTGGGAGCGGTCGGGCCGCGGCGGGGGGCGGAGGGACTGGGAGTAGAGACTCGCGGtccaacccccaccccagcccgCCTCCGAAGGCGGAAG CTATCTGGGTTGCAGCCGGACCGAGACTCGCGCGGCGTGCGCTGCCCCCGCGGGTTTCGTTTTCGGCACCTACAGCTCCCGAGGTACGAGGCGGAGTCGCTCCTGCCGTGGGAAACCGGGGGTCCAGCCGCCCCGTCCGGACCCCGCCGGACTCCCTGCCAGGCCTCCTGGGGCTGGCACCTCGGCTGCGCGGGAGAGGGAGTGGCAGGCGCGGAGCCTGGAGCTGGGTCGGAGCAGCCCGGCGTCTGGGGGCGAATACTGGTGGTGAACTTGGCTAGGGTAGCATATTTTCACGTTAATGATGTTTACCTGCACGCCGTCCTCTCTCACGTTCGCTTTTTTCAGGGCAGCCTCTTCGCTTCAGAAGCCTGGCAAATTAAAATAACGCGCCCGCTCCCCCGCGGGCTGCGGGACTGGGAGCTGGGGCAGCGGGGCGGAGCGGCTGGCCTAAGCCCCGCAGGCCCTCGGCTACTTTCGGGTTTCAgggtttctcttttcttgccctCGGATTACATTACGTTACTAGAAGATATGTTTgcaattttaattaaagaaatgagACCCCAGCTGTCTGAAAACCCAGGCCAAACCCATTTTGGTACAAGCACAATACGGAGCTCTCCAGCGCCGAAGGAGGCCCGGAGGCCCGAGGTTCGCAGCCCCAGGCCCCAGTCGGCTCAGAACGCCTCTCTCTGA